In a genomic window of Acropora muricata isolate sample 2 chromosome 2, ASM3666990v1, whole genome shotgun sequence:
- the LOC136904154 gene encoding G patch domain-containing protein 11-like: MADEDEEDYMSDRFLQGIAEKAPGLVPAKIAKNYKKELRHKELNERNKVKPLRVKESEHREHGLANALDSSNKGFAMLQKMGFKHGMGLGKDGSGRAEPIPLAIKADRGGLGREMLLKRQREIKETLKEESAKKRKKVEQNQRDNFRRHMSGKFAERQTASDLYKSQKACEQLDRSKDLPCIEKWFWPDVKDDDDDKDDDDKPEEDDDEPEPFEKLVSLTMYLRKTHQYCIWCGTKFDDDQDIADNCPGETAEDHE, encoded by the exons atggcggacgagGACGAAGAAGATTACATGTCTGATAGATTTCTTCAAGGTATAGCTGAAAAAGCTCCAGGATTGGTTCCGGCCAAGATAGCAAAGAACTACAAGAAAGAATTGAGACACAAAGAactaaatgaaagaaataaagtTAAACCTTTGCGAGTAAAAGAGAGCGAGCATCGAGAACATGGTCTAGCAAATGCACTGGACAGCAGCAACAAGGGTTTTGCCATGCTTCAGAAAATGGGATTCAAACATGGAATGGGGCTTGGAAAAGACG GTAGTGGACGGGCAGAACCAATTCCACTAGCAATAAAAGCAG ACAGGGGTGGTCTTGGTCGTGAGATGCTTTTAAAGAGGCAGAGGGAGATAAAAGAAACATTAAAGGAGGAgtctgcaaagaaaagaaaaaaagttgaacaGAATCAGAGAGACAATTTTAGACGGCACATGAGTGGAAAGTTTGCAGAGCGACAAACTGCCAGTGACCTGTACAAAAGTCAAAAAGCCTGTGAGCAGTTAGATCGATCAAAG GATTTACCATGCATTGAAAAATGGTTTTGGCCTGACGtaaaagatgatgatgatgacaaagaTGATGACGACAAACCtgaagaagatgatgatgaaccagag CCGTTTGAGAAGCTGGTTAGCCTGACCATGTACTTGAGAAAAACTCACCAATATTGCATATGGTGTGGAACCAAGTTTGACG ATGATCAAGACATAGCTGATAACTGCCCTGGTGAGACGGCAGAGGATCATGAATAA